Proteins from a genomic interval of Halomonas alkaliantarctica:
- the tssC gene encoding type VI secretion system contractile sheath large subunit, which produces MSKTAKQQNAAVETEADVSLLDQVMAQTRMAPADEGYDVAKQGVAAFIAELLNGDEAAPKVNKALVDNMIVELDRKISHQVDEVLHDTSFQQLESAWRGLKLLVDRTDFRENIKLDVLHATKQELLEDFEFAPEISQSGLYQHVYNAGYGQFGGEPVAGIIGHYDFSPSTPDMKLLQHTAAVGAMAHAPFMSSVDPSFFGVESFEELPNIKDFKAIFEGPKYARWRSLRESEDARYLGLTAPRFLLRTPYDPVENPIKTFNYREDVSENHEHYLWGNTAYLLAERLTDSFAKYRWCPNIIGPQSGGAVENLPVHTYEAFGQLQAKIPTEVLITDRREFEMAEEGFISLTMRKGSDNAAFFSANSVQKPKVFPNTAEGKAAETNFKLGTQLPYMFIINRLAHYVKVLQREQIGSWKERQDLERELNTWIRQYVADQENPPADVRSRRPLRAASIQVSDVEGDPGWYQVSMAVRPHFKYMGANFELSLVGRLDKE; this is translated from the coding sequence ATGAGTAAGACAGCAAAGCAGCAGAATGCAGCGGTAGAAACGGAAGCGGATGTTTCGTTGCTTGACCAAGTGATGGCGCAAACGCGCATGGCGCCAGCAGATGAAGGTTATGACGTTGCCAAGCAAGGGGTAGCTGCCTTCATTGCGGAACTGCTGAATGGCGATGAGGCGGCTCCAAAGGTCAACAAAGCACTTGTTGATAATATGATTGTTGAGCTAGATCGTAAAATCAGTCATCAGGTGGATGAAGTCCTGCATGATACGAGTTTTCAGCAGTTGGAGTCGGCTTGGCGCGGCTTGAAACTGTTGGTTGATCGCACTGATTTCCGTGAAAACATTAAGCTCGATGTGCTGCACGCCACCAAGCAAGAGCTGCTGGAAGATTTTGAGTTTGCCCCTGAAATTAGTCAGAGCGGTCTCTATCAGCACGTGTATAACGCGGGCTATGGTCAGTTTGGCGGAGAGCCTGTGGCAGGCATCATTGGCCACTATGACTTTTCTCCCTCCACGCCGGATATGAAGCTGCTACAGCACACGGCAGCGGTTGGCGCCATGGCGCATGCGCCCTTTATGTCTTCAGTTGATCCCTCTTTCTTCGGTGTTGAGAGCTTTGAAGAGCTTCCCAACATCAAAGACTTCAAAGCCATTTTTGAAGGGCCTAAATATGCCCGTTGGCGCAGTCTTCGAGAGTCTGAAGACGCACGCTACTTGGGGCTAACAGCGCCGCGTTTCTTACTGCGTACTCCCTATGACCCGGTAGAAAATCCGATCAAAACATTTAACTACCGCGAAGACGTTAGTGAAAATCACGAGCACTATTTATGGGGCAATACCGCTTATTTGTTGGCGGAGCGCCTTACGGATAGCTTCGCCAAGTACCGTTGGTGTCCCAATATCATTGGTCCACAAAGTGGTGGTGCAGTCGAAAACCTACCTGTTCATACCTACGAAGCATTTGGCCAGTTGCAGGCCAAAATTCCTACAGAGGTGTTAATTACTGACCGGCGCGAGTTTGAAATGGCCGAAGAGGGCTTTATTTCATTAACCATGCGCAAAGGCAGTGATAATGCCGCCTTCTTCTCGGCCAACTCTGTTCAAAAACCTAAGGTCTTTCCGAACACAGCTGAAGGTAAAGCTGCAGAGACCAACTTCAAACTGGGCACGCAGCTTCCCTACATGTTCATCATTAATCGCTTGGCGCACTACGTAAAAGTGCTTCAGCGCGAGCAAATTGGTTCATGGAAAGAGCGCCAGGATCTTGAGCGTGAGCTAAATACTTGGATTCGCCAGTACGTGGCCGATCAAGAGAACCCCCCTGCCGATGTACGTAGCCGCCGCCCGCTGCGCGCCGCCTCAATCCAGGTGTCGGATGTCGAGGGTGATCCAGGCTGGTATCAGGTATCCATGGCGGTGCGCCCGCACTTTAAGTACATGGGTGCCAACTTCGAGCTTTCGCTTGTTGGTCGTCTCGATAAGGAATAA
- a CDS encoding tryptophan--tRNA ligase yields the protein MQASNKTRVLTGITTTGTPHLGNYVGAIKPAIEASQDPNVQSFYFLADYHALIKCPDPKRVQESRLEIAATWLALGLDTDNAIFYRQSDIPEIPELTWMLSCVCAKGLMNRAHAYKAAVAENEEAENQDPDKGITMGLFGYPVLMAADILMFNANKVPVGRDQIQHIEMARDIAGRFNHLYKGQHFVLPEAVVDDKVQLLNGLDGRKMSKSYNNTIPLFVAEKKLQKLVRKIKTNSLEPGEPKDPDSCTLFQIYSAFATAEETASLREQYMNGIGWGEAKDQVFEYLNAHLSAPRERYNALMEDPAHIEAVLQKGAERAREEAAVTMDRLRAAVGLGRFV from the coding sequence ATGCAAGCGTCTAACAAAACCCGCGTTCTTACCGGTATTACTACCACCGGCACACCTCACCTAGGTAACTATGTAGGGGCGATCAAGCCTGCTATTGAGGCCAGTCAAGACCCTAATGTTCAGTCGTTCTACTTTTTGGCCGATTACCACGCGCTGATCAAATGCCCAGACCCAAAGCGTGTTCAGGAGTCGCGACTTGAAATTGCTGCTACTTGGCTGGCGCTGGGGCTGGATACCGACAACGCGATTTTCTATCGCCAGTCTGATATTCCAGAAATCCCAGAGCTCACTTGGATGCTCTCCTGTGTATGTGCCAAAGGCCTTATGAACCGCGCCCATGCCTACAAGGCGGCGGTTGCTGAGAATGAAGAGGCGGAAAACCAAGATCCGGATAAAGGCATTACCATGGGGCTTTTCGGTTACCCCGTGCTGATGGCAGCGGATATTTTAATGTTCAACGCCAATAAAGTACCGGTAGGGCGTGATCAGATTCAGCATATCGAAATGGCCCGTGATATCGCCGGGCGTTTCAACCATCTCTATAAAGGTCAGCACTTTGTCCTCCCGGAAGCCGTCGTTGACGATAAGGTACAGCTGTTGAATGGCTTGGATGGGCGCAAAATGTCCAAAAGCTACAACAATACCATTCCGCTTTTTGTTGCTGAGAAGAAGCTCCAAAAGCTGGTGCGCAAGATTAAAACCAACTCGTTGGAGCCCGGTGAGCCGAAAGATCCGGATAGCTGCACGCTGTTCCAGATTTACTCAGCCTTTGCCACAGCGGAAGAGACTGCAAGCCTGCGTGAGCAGTATATGAACGGTATTGGCTGGGGCGAGGCTAAGGATCAAGTGTTTGAATACTTGAATGCCCACTTAAGCGCCCCGCGTGAGCGCTATAACGCCCTGATGGAAGACCCCGCCCACATTGAAGCGGTTTTGCAGAAAGGTGCGGAACGAGCGCGGGAAGAAGCCGCAGTCACGATGGATCGTTTACGAGCTGCTGTAGGCCTGGGTCGGTTTGTGTAA
- the tssE gene encoding type VI secretion system baseplate subunit TssE, with product MATDGSGLLSRASLGSRLFERLAAPSHPVLRQEADELVAVVESIKRHLVDLLNSHPGNSACAPELGLLDFNDATIGVLDLERNIQQAICQCIERYEPRVKRVDVESLPNHGDPLQLRFQVHATVALGKENTQATIDLLLNNKRYQCLN from the coding sequence ATGGCAACTGATGGCAGTGGATTGTTGAGTAGGGCGTCGCTAGGGAGCCGGTTATTTGAACGGCTTGCGGCCCCCTCTCATCCCGTACTTAGGCAAGAAGCAGACGAGTTGGTAGCGGTTGTCGAATCAATTAAGCGCCATTTGGTTGATTTGCTTAATAGCCATCCGGGGAATAGTGCCTGTGCACCTGAGCTTGGCCTGCTCGACTTTAACGATGCCACGATCGGAGTATTGGATCTGGAACGCAATATTCAGCAGGCCATTTGTCAGTGCATTGAGCGCTATGAGCCCCGTGTCAAACGCGTAGATGTCGAGTCTTTGCCTAATCATGGTGACCCGTTGCAGTTACGTTTTCAGGTGCATGCCACCGTCGCTTTAGGTAAGGAAAATACGCAAGCGACTATCGATTTGTTGCTTAACAACAAGCGTTATCAGTGTCTCAACTGA
- the tssF gene encoding type VI secretion system baseplate subunit TssF has product MLNRYYRDELNFLKRQGREFADANPGLSRFLSERSTDPDVERLLEGFAFLTGRMREKVEDEFPELTHSLISMLWPNYLRPVPSMTVVQFTPSWYALSQQQRVERGTQLASEPVEGTPCLFRTCHDVALYPLAQIGVDARHTRESSIVELAMEVRSDQPMNAMGIDSLRLHLGGDGYTARTLYLWMSHYLTRLELEIDGQTQRLPANALKAVGFERDQALLPYPQNVHQGYRILQEYLCFPEAFHFFDVVGLAQYLPADTASNVTLRFVFARTLPTDARVRNEHLALYCTPAINLFEHDAEPIDLSGERSEYRIRPNSRAPSHYEVFSVDDVLGTLEGERTGWQDKPRSYVPFESFQHQIERDRGREALYYRVRVRDSLRSDGFDHDIAFVRGDERASLGRRETISLQLTCSNRELPEQLTIGDLCVATEESPAYATFRNITRPTPVLRPALDDGLLWILISNLSLNYLSLLERDALCSVLRAYDFRALVDRQAERVAQKRLAGILDIDTQSVDRLRKGLPVRGLRSVMTLDQEAFGDEGSLYLFGSVLARFFSLYASINSFHELHVINRHNQERYQWTLQEGQQPLM; this is encoded by the coding sequence ATGCTGAATCGCTATTATCGAGATGAACTCAATTTTTTAAAGCGACAGGGGCGGGAGTTCGCCGATGCGAACCCCGGCTTGAGTCGCTTCTTATCCGAGCGCAGCACTGACCCTGATGTAGAACGGTTGTTAGAAGGGTTCGCCTTTCTAACTGGCCGAATGCGCGAAAAAGTGGAGGATGAGTTTCCCGAGCTGACTCACTCGTTAATCAGCATGCTATGGCCGAACTACCTGCGGCCGGTACCTAGTATGACAGTGGTGCAGTTTACCCCGAGCTGGTACGCCTTGAGTCAGCAACAACGGGTCGAGCGAGGAACGCAACTGGCCAGTGAGCCCGTAGAGGGTACGCCATGCTTGTTTAGAACTTGCCATGATGTCGCACTCTATCCATTGGCGCAGATAGGCGTCGATGCAAGACATACGCGAGAGTCCTCTATCGTCGAATTAGCAATGGAAGTGCGCAGCGACCAGCCGATGAATGCGATGGGCATCGACTCGCTGCGTTTGCATCTCGGCGGCGATGGCTACACAGCCCGTACGCTGTATTTATGGATGAGCCATTACCTGACACGGCTGGAGCTAGAGATTGATGGGCAGACGCAGCGCTTACCTGCTAATGCGCTTAAAGCCGTCGGGTTTGAGCGTGACCAAGCACTGCTGCCTTACCCGCAGAATGTTCATCAAGGGTATCGCATTTTGCAGGAGTACCTCTGCTTTCCAGAGGCTTTCCATTTTTTCGATGTCGTAGGGCTTGCCCAATATCTGCCTGCTGACACGGCCAGCAATGTCACCCTGCGCTTTGTTTTTGCCCGTACTCTTCCCACCGATGCACGGGTGCGGAATGAGCATTTGGCGCTTTACTGCACGCCGGCGATTAACCTTTTCGAGCACGACGCTGAACCCATTGATCTAAGTGGCGAGCGCAGTGAGTACCGTATACGGCCCAACAGTCGGGCACCCTCTCACTATGAGGTTTTTAGTGTTGATGACGTGCTAGGCACGCTAGAAGGTGAGCGCACGGGGTGGCAAGACAAGCCGCGCAGCTATGTACCGTTTGAAAGTTTTCAGCATCAAATTGAGCGTGATCGAGGGCGTGAAGCACTGTATTACCGTGTGCGAGTACGTGACAGTCTGCGTAGTGATGGCTTTGACCACGACATCGCCTTTGTACGCGGAGATGAACGTGCGTCCCTTGGCCGCCGTGAGACGATTTCCCTGCAGTTAACGTGCAGCAATCGTGAACTGCCCGAGCAACTGACTATCGGCGATCTGTGCGTGGCGACGGAAGAGAGTCCTGCTTACGCCACGTTTCGCAATATCACCCGGCCAACGCCCGTGCTCCGCCCTGCGCTCGATGATGGGTTGCTGTGGATATTAATCTCAAATTTGTCGCTCAACTACCTCTCCTTGCTAGAGCGCGATGCGCTTTGCTCGGTACTACGTGCCTACGACTTTAGGGCCCTGGTAGACAGGCAAGCAGAAAGGGTCGCGCAAAAAAGGCTGGCCGGCATTCTTGATATCGATACCCAGTCCGTTGATCGCCTGCGCAAGGGGCTGCCTGTGCGTGGGCTGCGTTCAGTGATGACGTTAGATCAAGAGGCCTTTGGCGATGAGGGCAGCCTCTATTTGTTCGGCAGTGTGTTGGCGCGCTTCTTTTCGTTGTACGCAAGCATCAACTCATTTCACGAGTTGCATGTCATTAACCGCCATAACCAAGAGCGCTATCAATGGACCTTACAGGAGGGGCAGCAGCCCCTGATGTAG
- a CDS encoding GspH/FimT family pseudopilin, which translates to MPAGELNKQRGFTLIELLVTLMIAAIIAVMAVPAFAGFLARQRLASDVNELISVLSFARSEAIKQRQPVLVAFLPPDDCDDVEGVDEGNDRQQWCYRVQREDDDEIMRVGQSANITTPDQAFSLIFQSLGDADIDGCGASTCNVTLTPQRDNIDPVTLVINTTGSIRRGEP; encoded by the coding sequence ATGCCTGCTGGTGAATTGAATAAACAGCGCGGCTTTACTCTGATTGAGCTGTTGGTAACGCTGATGATCGCAGCGATTATCGCTGTTATGGCGGTTCCCGCGTTTGCTGGTTTCCTTGCCCGCCAGCGACTGGCGAGCGATGTAAACGAACTGATCTCTGTGCTGAGCTTTGCCCGTAGCGAAGCGATAAAGCAGCGCCAACCGGTCTTAGTAGCGTTTTTACCCCCTGATGATTGTGACGATGTTGAAGGAGTAGACGAGGGTAACGATCGTCAACAGTGGTGTTACCGCGTACAACGTGAAGATGATGATGAGATCATGCGAGTAGGGCAGTCAGCCAATATCACTACGCCGGACCAAGCTTTCTCACTCATCTTTCAAAGTTTAGGCGATGCCGATATTGATGGCTGTGGCGCTTCTACTTGTAACGTCACGCTCACTCCACAGCGTGACAATATTGATCCTGTGACGCTTGTTATTAATACGACTGGCAGTATTCGACGGGGGGAACCATGA
- a CDS encoding Hcp family type VI secretion system effector — protein MPTPCYISIEGQTQGNITAGAFTPDSVGNIYVEGHEDEMLVQEFKHVVTVPTDPQSGQPSGQRAHKPFIFTVALNKSVPLMYNALASGEMLPNVALKWYRTSVEGKQEHFFTTTLTDATIVDINLRMPHAQDINKSEFTQLMDVSLAYRKIDWEHTVAGTSGSDDWRAPIEG, from the coding sequence ATGCCAACACCATGCTATATCAGCATTGAAGGCCAAACTCAGGGCAATATCACTGCAGGAGCCTTTACTCCTGATTCTGTCGGCAACATTTATGTTGAAGGCCACGAAGATGAGATGCTGGTTCAAGAGTTCAAGCATGTCGTTACTGTACCGACGGATCCACAGTCTGGTCAGCCTTCTGGCCAGCGCGCACATAAACCCTTTATCTTTACTGTTGCACTCAACAAATCAGTGCCGCTGATGTATAACGCACTGGCTTCTGGTGAAATGCTGCCTAACGTAGCACTTAAGTGGTACCGCACTTCTGTTGAAGGTAAACAGGAACACTTCTTCACCACCACATTGACCGACGCCACTATCGTAGACATCAATCTGCGCATGCCGCATGCCCAAGACATCAACAAGTCTGAATTCACTCAGTTGATGGACGTATCATTGGCTTACCGCAAGATTGATTGGGAGCACACTGTTGCCGGCACTTCTGGCTCCGACGACTGGCGCGCACCGATTGAAGGCTAA
- the ispH gene encoding 4-hydroxy-3-methylbut-2-enyl diphosphate reductase, producing MQSTQAQPIQIKLANPRGFCAGVDRAIDIVNRALDVFGPPIYVRHEVVHNRFVVETLRARGAVFVEELDEVPDDVIVIFSAHGVSRAVQADAERRGLKVFDATCPLVTKVHLEVLRYAKRGQECILIGHEGHPEVEGTMGRYDTSHGGRIYLVEDEKDVAKLEVNDPSKLAFVTQTTLSMDDTAKVIDALREKFAEIQGPRNDDICYATQNRQDAVRELASQSDLLLVVGSPNSSNSNRLRELSERMGTPAYLIDNADQIDPNWLENVARVGVTAGASAPEVLVKGVIAKLQTMGAALPEELQGREETITFSMPKELREKVIASS from the coding sequence ATGCAATCGACGCAAGCACAGCCCATTCAGATTAAATTGGCCAATCCGCGTGGTTTTTGCGCTGGTGTGGATCGCGCCATCGATATCGTCAACCGCGCACTGGATGTGTTTGGGCCGCCCATTTATGTGCGCCACGAGGTCGTCCATAACCGTTTTGTGGTCGAAACGCTGCGCGCCCGCGGGGCCGTGTTTGTTGAAGAACTGGATGAAGTGCCGGACGACGTTATTGTTATTTTCTCCGCCCACGGTGTTTCCCGTGCAGTGCAGGCCGATGCCGAACGGCGGGGTTTGAAGGTGTTCGATGCCACCTGTCCGCTGGTCACTAAAGTGCACCTGGAAGTTTTGCGCTATGCCAAGCGTGGCCAGGAGTGCATTCTCATCGGCCATGAAGGCCACCCGGAAGTCGAAGGCACCATGGGGCGTTATGACACCTCCCACGGTGGGCGTATCTATTTGGTAGAGGATGAAAAAGACGTTGCTAAGCTGGAGGTGAATGATCCCTCAAAGCTGGCCTTCGTGACCCAAACGACGCTGTCGATGGATGATACCGCCAAGGTGATCGACGCGCTGCGCGAGAAGTTTGCCGAAATTCAGGGGCCGCGCAATGACGATATCTGCTATGCCACGCAGAACCGTCAAGACGCGGTGCGTGAACTAGCGAGCCAGAGCGATCTATTGTTGGTAGTGGGCAGCCCGAATAGCTCAAACTCTAACCGTTTGCGCGAGCTTTCAGAGCGCATGGGCACACCCGCCTACTTGATCGATAACGCTGATCAAATCGACCCCAATTGGCTTGAGAATGTAGCGCGTGTCGGGGTAACTGCTGGTGCCAGTGCCCCTGAAGTATTGGTGAAAGGTGTGATCGCCAAGCTGCAAACCATGGGTGCTGCATTACCTGAAGAGCTACAGGGCCGCGAAGAGACCATTACCTTCTCTATGCCGAAAGAGTTGCGTGAAAAGGTGATCGCCAGCAGCTGA
- a CDS encoding pilus assembly PilX family protein has translation MKQQQGAALVIVMALLSGALMLGMSGMQSALIDERLAGNYRASVQSQMSGEGFVAGAVSDENNDNLTEFLKNSLADLDDGESKTLSEDELIALSGNHLSEADSNLIVNVSRSGDQVTLEAWGAQAGAKAPTVITFNASGTAQNFRSPFLACRQILLNGSSLAASYRSNEDPAEFISADSQTYNLLYNLGSEQGDNITLDVDADVYGNVRSQRDILLTGSSSIRGDAYAQGAIIHGGETRVWGEELITESSPQRCDLYLDSQGLSVEVENLKQRYGDSVGNIKMGTDKRRQWALTPEGLFFYDEETRSSGPPVFSQCGFLDFRCIVNFFVNFFRNLLGFNICNNNYVSCDSSQAGWTKHSQIIDNTIVVNNLMLTGNPTFIISGLESDTQVNPAQLRMVVEGEFSVSGDGRNGLVVEDNAQLELFVKGKTELGSNCQLGDTKPTRAGTPPLTINSSYSGAGDAVAVNSGSHLVGNIYAPAGKVSVNSSRVTGSIWAQEINVLNNSYIIYNEVNVVADSQAIETETAGESGNGFNWQWR, from the coding sequence ATGAAACAGCAGCAAGGTGCAGCTTTAGTGATTGTGATGGCATTACTATCAGGCGCCCTGATGTTAGGCATGTCAGGGATGCAGAGCGCGTTGATTGATGAGCGCTTGGCAGGCAACTATCGTGCGTCCGTTCAATCACAAATGAGTGGTGAGGGTTTTGTAGCTGGTGCTGTCAGTGATGAAAACAATGACAACTTAACCGAGTTTTTAAAAAATAGCTTGGCTGATCTAGATGATGGAGAGAGCAAAACACTTAGCGAAGATGAATTAATAGCTCTTTCAGGCAATCATCTGAGTGAAGCTGATAGCAACCTGATAGTGAATGTGTCTCGCAGCGGCGACCAAGTGACGTTAGAAGCATGGGGAGCGCAGGCTGGCGCTAAAGCACCTACAGTGATTACTTTCAATGCATCAGGAACTGCGCAGAATTTTCGTTCGCCCTTCTTGGCATGTCGGCAAATACTGCTCAATGGAAGCTCGTTGGCTGCAAGCTATCGCTCTAATGAAGATCCAGCAGAATTTATTTCGGCTGATTCACAAACCTACAATCTTCTTTATAATTTAGGCAGTGAGCAAGGTGATAACATTACGTTAGACGTAGATGCTGACGTATACGGTAATGTGCGATCTCAACGGGATATTTTATTGACTGGCTCTTCAAGCATTAGAGGTGATGCATATGCTCAAGGCGCTATTATCCATGGGGGAGAGACCCGAGTTTGGGGAGAAGAATTGATAACAGAAAGCTCGCCCCAACGTTGCGATCTTTATCTAGATTCTCAAGGCTTGAGTGTTGAAGTTGAAAATCTTAAACAGCGATATGGTGATAGCGTTGGCAATATAAAAATGGGTACTGATAAAAGAAGGCAATGGGCATTAACGCCTGAAGGACTATTTTTTTATGATGAAGAGACTCGGTCGTCCGGGCCGCCGGTATTTAGCCAATGTGGTTTTTTAGATTTTCGGTGCATTGTGAATTTTTTCGTAAACTTTTTCCGGAATTTGTTGGGTTTTAATATTTGCAATAATAACTATGTTTCATGTGACAGCAGTCAGGCTGGCTGGACTAAGCACTCTCAAATTATTGACAACACTATTGTTGTCAATAATTTAATGTTAACGGGTAACCCTACCTTCATTATCTCGGGACTTGAAAGCGATACCCAAGTAAATCCTGCTCAGCTTCGAATGGTGGTAGAAGGTGAGTTTAGTGTTAGCGGTGATGGAAGAAATGGCTTAGTGGTCGAAGACAATGCTCAGCTTGAGCTTTTTGTGAAAGGGAAAACGGAGCTAGGGTCTAATTGCCAATTAGGTGATACAAAACCAACGCGAGCTGGCACGCCGCCGCTAACGATCAACTCTAGTTACTCAGGGGCGGGCGATGCAGTCGCCGTCAACAGCGGCAGTCACTTGGTAGGTAATATCTATGCACCGGCCGGGAAGGTGTCAGTCAATTCAAGTCGTGTAACAGGTAGTATTTGGGCGCAGGAAATCAATGTCCTTAATAACAGCTACATCATTTATAACGAAGTAAATGTGGTCGCAGATAGCCAAGCCATTGAAACAGAGACGGCCGGTGAGAGCGGCAATGGTTTTAATTGGCAATGGAGGTGA
- the pilV gene encoding type IV pilus modification protein PilV, whose protein sequence is MKQQRGFSLIEALIALVVLSIGLIGVAAMQLKALQSANAGYQRSVASVAAVDAQERLWAHLATLDAGQTCEDIVAAAVQTAWKEHWFNNSGEGTPLRGASPGNSAIESSNSNASCRFRVIVALSDDVNDQFDYTFSLPRIESSP, encoded by the coding sequence ATGAAGCAACAGCGTGGTTTTAGCCTGATAGAGGCTTTAATTGCTTTAGTGGTTCTTTCTATTGGCCTAATCGGCGTAGCAGCCATGCAGCTTAAAGCGCTGCAGAGTGCGAATGCGGGTTATCAGCGTTCGGTAGCCAGCGTCGCTGCAGTAGATGCCCAGGAGCGGCTCTGGGCACACTTGGCAACCCTGGATGCTGGCCAAACCTGTGAAGATATCGTGGCTGCCGCTGTTCAAACTGCATGGAAGGAGCATTGGTTTAATAACAGCGGTGAAGGGACCCCGCTGCGTGGCGCTTCCCCAGGCAACAGTGCTATTGAGAGTAGCAATAGTAATGCTAGCTGCCGGTTCCGTGTCATCGTGGCTTTAAGTGATGATGTGAATGACCAGTTTGATTATACCTTTAGCCTCCCACGTATTGAGAGTTCGCCATGA
- a CDS encoding PilW family protein produces the protein MSQRQHGFTLVELMVAMAIGTVIILGAGQLFLTTFKTFKTVDQVSRKQEALIFAVSTLTEAGRKGNIGNYAIVPDERNSEGIARHYCVLQDLSQGQPIVDLAQVDQATDCPMLSEFNEDDTSHLVTLAVGDCREEKRAMCDVITIFVTERNKVIASQETTL, from the coding sequence ATGAGTCAACGCCAACATGGCTTTACGTTGGTTGAGTTGATGGTGGCAATGGCTATTGGCACGGTCATCATTTTAGGTGCTGGTCAGCTGTTTTTAACGACCTTTAAAACATTTAAAACCGTCGACCAGGTAAGCCGTAAGCAAGAGGCATTAATCTTCGCGGTCAGTACTCTGACTGAAGCCGGTCGTAAAGGAAATATTGGTAACTACGCTATCGTTCCAGATGAGAGAAACTCTGAAGGTATTGCTCGCCATTATTGTGTTCTGCAAGACCTCTCACAAGGTCAGCCTATAGTAGATCTTGCCCAGGTTGATCAAGCAACAGATTGTCCAATGCTATCTGAATTTAATGAAGATGACACATCTCACTTAGTAACGTTGGCAGTTGGTGATTGCCGAGAAGAAAAGAGGGCGATGTGTGACGTGATCACAATTTTCGTCACAGAGCGAAATAAAGTAATCGCATCACAAGAGACAACACTATGA
- a CDS encoding type IV pilin protein codes for MSYVSNLSNGRSLLNGQRGFTLIELMIVLVIIGIVASIAYPSYTRYVQKSVRTDAHAGLMQAASELERCYTRSYTYSNCTISESSPENNYEIKESITGSGYLLTASTTQNDGCEEDITLSSSGERLPNACW; via the coding sequence GTGTCTTATGTCTCTAATCTTTCTAATGGCCGTTCTTTACTGAATGGCCAGCGCGGCTTCACCCTCATTGAATTAATGATTGTGCTGGTGATTATCGGCATCGTCGCCTCCATTGCCTACCCCAGCTATACCCGCTACGTGCAAAAATCAGTGCGAACCGACGCTCATGCGGGCCTTATGCAAGCCGCTTCGGAGCTAGAGCGCTGTTATACGCGCTCTTATACTTATAGCAATTGCACCATTAGTGAGTCTTCCCCCGAAAACAACTATGAGATTAAGGAGAGTATTACCGGTAGCGGTTATCTACTGACAGCAAGTACCACTCAGAATGATGGTTGCGAAGAAGATATAACTTTAAGTTCGAGCGGCGAAAGGTTACCCAATGCCTGCTGGTGA
- the tssB gene encoding type VI secretion system contractile sheath small subunit produces the protein MAKQGTVAPKERINIKYVPATGDQQAETELPLKLLVVGDFKGGEEEAPIEERQSVSVDKNNFQSVMREAGLSLQTAVPNRLDESDEPTDIAVNLDFKSLEDFSPDAVAKQVPELRKLVELREALVALKGPLGNVPAFRDRLQKLLENDEARQQLLNELALLETDKDQ, from the coding sequence ATGGCTAAACAAGGAACCGTTGCGCCCAAAGAGCGCATCAACATCAAGTATGTGCCAGCCACTGGCGATCAGCAGGCTGAGACAGAGCTACCGCTGAAGTTATTGGTGGTGGGTGACTTTAAAGGTGGTGAGGAAGAGGCGCCCATAGAAGAGCGTCAGTCCGTTTCTGTCGATAAAAACAACTTTCAGTCCGTTATGCGCGAAGCTGGACTGAGCTTGCAAACGGCAGTACCTAATCGCCTTGATGAAAGTGACGAGCCTACAGATATTGCTGTCAATCTTGACTTCAAATCCTTGGAGGATTTTTCCCCTGATGCTGTTGCTAAGCAAGTGCCCGAATTGCGCAAGCTAGTTGAATTGCGTGAGGCGCTGGTTGCGCTAAAGGGCCCGTTGGGCAATGTGCCGGCTTTCCGTGATCGGCTGCAGAAGCTCCTGGAAAACGATGAGGCCCGCCAGCAGTTATTGAATGAGCTGGCTTTGCTGGAAACGGATAAAGATCAATAA